One Jannaschia sp. GRR-S6-38 genomic window carries:
- a CDS encoding biotin transporter BioY, producing the protein MTLTAKALGPMNATKQIGLVLAGTLLLTAASQISVPFFPVPMTLQTLAVLFVGFAMGSRLGALTVLAWLGQAALGAPVLSNFGNAAAFAGPTAGFLLGFVGMAWLAGLATDRGLTGPVKLSAVALAASALLYLPGLAWPLGVAQLAGIEAGWAGLTFDKVVAGFMLPFLLGDAVKAVLAALIVSGGMRVLSKRDA; encoded by the coding sequence ATGACCCTGACCGCCAAGGCCCTGGGGCCGATGAATGCCACCAAGCAGATCGGGCTGGTCCTGGCAGGGACGCTGCTGCTGACCGCGGCCAGCCAGATCTCCGTGCCGTTCTTCCCGGTGCCGATGACGCTGCAGACGCTGGCCGTGCTGTTCGTGGGCTTCGCGATGGGGTCGCGTCTGGGCGCGCTGACCGTGCTCGCCTGGCTGGGCCAGGCGGCGCTGGGCGCGCCGGTCCTGTCGAATTTCGGCAACGCCGCCGCCTTCGCGGGCCCGACCGCGGGCTTCCTCCTGGGCTTCGTCGGCATGGCCTGGCTCGCCGGGCTCGCCACCGATCGCGGGCTGACCGGCCCGGTCAAGCTGTCTGCGGTGGCGCTGGCGGCCTCGGCGCTGCTCTACCTGCCGGGTCTCGCCTGGCCGCTGGGCGTGGCGCAGCTTGCCGGGATCGAGGCCGGCTGGGCCGGGCTGACCTTCGACAAGGTCGTTGCGGGCTTCATGCTGCCCTTCCTTCTGGGCGACGCCGTCAAGGCCGTGCTGGCCGCGCTGATCGTCTCGGGCGGGATGCGCGTGCTGTCGAAGCGCGACGCCTGA
- a CDS encoding CvpA family protein → MDGFTWVDGAVAAVIVISAILAYSRGLLRETMAILGWVAAAVLAFTFAGAAEPLVREIPYVGDFLGDSCELSVIGAFALVFIVSLLIVSFFTPLLSSAVRHSALGPFDQGLGFLFGVLRGVLLIAVAFVVYDRVIVNEGIAAVEDSRSATIFGRAKGNIEEQIPEDAPGWILTRYEALVGECFGPEA, encoded by the coding sequence ATGGACGGTTTCACCTGGGTGGACGGCGCGGTCGCGGCCGTGATCGTCATCTCCGCGATCTTGGCCTATTCCCGCGGCTTGCTGCGCGAGACGATGGCGATCCTTGGCTGGGTCGCCGCGGCGGTGCTGGCCTTCACCTTCGCCGGCGCGGCCGAGCCCCTGGTGCGCGAGATCCCCTATGTCGGCGACTTCCTGGGCGATAGCTGCGAGCTGTCGGTGATCGGGGCCTTCGCGCTGGTCTTCATCGTCTCGCTTCTGATCGTGTCCTTCTTCACCCCGCTTCTGTCCTCGGCCGTGCGCCATTCGGCGCTGGGGCCGTTCGATCAGGGGCTGGGCTTCCTCTTCGGCGTGCTGCGCGGCGTGCTGCTGATCGCGGTGGCCTTCGTGGTCTATGACCGCGTGATCGTGAACGAGGGCATCGCCGCGGTCGAGGACAGCCGGTCGGCCACGATCTTCGGTCGCGCCAAGGGCAATATCGAGGAGCAGATCCCCGAGGACGCGCCCGGCTGGATCCTGACCCGCTACGAGGCGCTGGTCGGCGAGTGCTTCGGACCCGAGGCCTGA
- a CDS encoding D-alanine--D-alanine ligase family protein, whose product MRVLHVAGATTTRFYRDLSLTYQRNVVRPKGVRTALMTVEPDGRIGWDGRDLPRSAALELAAGFDLVVPHMFCKPGMTAWRSLFETVLDVPVVGPPLAATVTATSKLATKALAREAGLRTAASERLIPGAPVPRMDLPVVVKPDSEDNSLGLTLVRDAADLPAAIAHALAHDEVALAEAFIPGREVRVGVIEDPVPRVLPVLEYHVSDAHPIRERADKVALDEGGAVTMGAWERPSLATTCPAELAPGLHGALAEAALTMHAALGSRDYSLFDFRIHAETGQPYLLEACSFWTFTPVSVISRMLEAEGSDLEAVALRIWARAAARKQKGPRQPGTAPLLVS is encoded by the coding sequence ATGCGGGTCCTGCATGTCGCCGGCGCGACCACGACGCGGTTCTACCGCGACCTGTCCCTCACCTATCAGCGCAATGTCGTCCGACCGAAAGGCGTGCGCACGGCGCTGATGACCGTCGAGCCGGACGGCCGGATCGGATGGGATGGGCGCGACCTGCCGCGCTCCGCCGCGTTGGAGCTGGCGGCGGGGTTCGACCTCGTGGTGCCGCACATGTTCTGCAAGCCGGGGATGACGGCGTGGCGGTCGCTTTTCGAGACGGTGCTGGACGTGCCGGTGGTGGGTCCGCCGCTGGCCGCGACGGTCACCGCGACCTCGAAGCTCGCCACCAAGGCGCTGGCCCGCGAGGCCGGGCTGCGCACCGCCGCGTCGGAGCGGCTGATCCCCGGCGCCCCGGTCCCGCGGATGGACCTGCCCGTGGTCGTCAAGCCCGACAGCGAGGACAATTCGCTGGGCCTGACGCTGGTGCGCGACGCGGCCGACCTGCCGGCCGCCATCGCCCACGCCCTGGCCCATGACGAGGTCGCGCTGGCCGAAGCTTTCATCCCGGGCCGCGAGGTGCGCGTCGGCGTGATCGAGGACCCCGTGCCCCGCGTGCTGCCGGTGCTGGAATACCATGTCAGCGACGCCCACCCGATCCGCGAACGCGCCGACAAGGTCGCCCTGGACGAGGGCGGCGCCGTCACCATGGGCGCGTGGGAGCGGCCGAGCCTCGCGACGACCTGCCCGGCCGAGCTGGCGCCCGGCCTGCACGGCGCGCTGGCGGAGGCGGCGCTGACGATGCATGCGGCGCTGGGCTCGCGGGATTACTCGCTCTTCGACTTCCGCATCCATGCCGAGACCGGCCAGCCCTACTTGCTGGAGGCCTGCAGCTTCTGGACCTTCACGCCCGTCAGCGTGATCAGCCGGATGCTGGAGGCCGAGGGGTCGGACCTGGAGGCCGTCGCGCTGCGCATCTGGGCGCGGGCGGCGGCGCGCAAACAGAAAGGGCCGCGCCAGCCCGGCACGGCCCCCTTGCTCGTGTCCTGA
- the purF gene encoding amidophosphoribosyltransferase, which translates to MSLWRSHPFEPSEDGDKLKEECGIFGVIGVSEAANFTALGLHALQHRGQEAGGIVVHDAEHGFNSVRRFGYVRDSFTSQTVMDALPGTLAIGHVRYSTAGSKGQTAIRDVQPFFGEFAMGGAAIAHNGNITNADALRRELIERGSIFQSSSDSECIIHLMARSLQRNIPERMKDALRRVEGAFSVVAMTRTKLIGVRDPLGVRPLVLGKVADGWVLASETCALDIIGAEFLREVEPGEMVVISPEGLTSHRPFEQKRPRFCIFEHVYFSRPDSILGGRSVYSTREAIGRELAKEAPVDADLVCPVPDSGTPAAIGYGLESGIPYAMGIIRNQYMGRTFIEPTESIRNMGVRLKLNVNRALVRGKRIILVDDSVVRGTTSRKIKEMILDAGAAEVHFRIASPPTAWPCFYGVDTPEREKLLAATMTEEEMREHLGVDSLRFISLDGLYRAVGEAGGRDPDAPQYCDACFSGEYPVEPSDQLEKGFRLKAAE; encoded by the coding sequence ATGAGCCTCTGGCGCAGCCACCCCTTCGAGCCGTCCGAGGACGGCGACAAGCTGAAGGAGGAATGTGGCATCTTCGGCGTGATCGGCGTCTCCGAGGCGGCGAATTTCACCGCGCTGGGCCTGCACGCGCTGCAGCATCGCGGCCAGGAGGCCGGCGGCATCGTCGTCCACGATGCCGAGCACGGCTTCAACTCGGTCCGCCGCTTCGGCTATGTGCGCGACAGCTTCACCAGCCAGACGGTGATGGACGCCCTGCCCGGCACGCTGGCCATCGGCCATGTCCGCTATTCCACCGCCGGCTCGAAGGGCCAGACCGCAATCCGCGACGTGCAGCCCTTCTTCGGCGAATTCGCCATGGGCGGCGCGGCCATCGCGCATAACGGCAACATCACCAACGCTGACGCGCTGCGCCGCGAGCTGATCGAGCGCGGCTCGATCTTCCAGTCCTCGTCGGACAGCGAATGCATCATCCACCTCATGGCCCGCAGCCTGCAGCGCAACATCCCCGAGCGGATGAAGGACGCGCTGCGCCGGGTGGAGGGCGCCTTCAGCGTCGTCGCGATGACGCGCACCAAGCTGATCGGCGTGCGCGATCCGCTGGGCGTGCGGCCGCTGGTGCTGGGCAAGGTGGCCGATGGCTGGGTCCTGGCGTCGGAGACCTGCGCGCTCGACATCATCGGGGCCGAGTTCCTGCGCGAGGTGGAGCCGGGCGAGATGGTCGTGATCTCGCCCGAGGGCCTGACCTCGCATCGCCCGTTCGAGCAGAAGCGCCCGCGCTTCTGCATCTTCGAGCATGTCTATTTCAGCCGCCCCGATTCGATCCTGGGCGGCCGGTCGGTCTATTCCACCCGCGAGGCGATCGGCCGCGAACTGGCCAAGGAAGCGCCGGTCGATGCCGATCTCGTCTGCCCGGTCCCCGATTCCGGAACCCCCGCCGCGATCGGCTACGGGCTGGAGTCGGGCATCCCCTACGCGATGGGGATCATCCGCAACCAGTATATGGGCCGGACCTTCATCGAGCCGACCGAGTCGATCCGGAACATGGGCGTGCGGCTGAAGCTGAATGTGAACCGGGCGCTGGTGCGCGGCAAGCGGATCATCCTGGTCGACGACAGCGTCGTGCGCGGCACCACCAGCCGCAAGATCAAGGAGATGATCCTCGATGCCGGCGCGGCCGAGGTGCATTTCCGCATCGCCTCGCCGCCGACGGCATGGCCCTGTTTCTATGGCGTCGACACGCCCGAGCGCGAGAAGCTGCTGGCCGCCACCATGACCGAGGAGGAGATGCGCGAGCATCTGGGCGTGGACAGCCTGCGCTTCATCTCGCTCGACGGGCTCTACCGCGCGGTGGGCGAGGCGGGCGGCCGCGATCCGGACGCGCCGCAATATTGCGACGCCTGTTTTTCGGGCGAGTATCCGGTCGAGCCCTCGGACCAGCTGGAAAAGGGGTTTCGGCTGAAGGCAGCCGAATAA
- the radA gene encoding DNA repair protein RadA, translating into MAKPVTQFACTDCGAIHKKWTGRCDNCGAWNTIQEEVPLSQGPSRKALGTAKGRRVALTDLQTEEAPPPRTLSGLGELDRVLGGGLVPASATLVGGDPGIGKSTLLLQAAAAFAREGQPVIYVSGEEATAQVRMRAQRLGLGDSPVKLAAETNLRDVLTTLEAERPALAIVDSIQTMWVDTVESAPGSVAQVRACAQELTQFAKRFGTAVVLVGHVTKEGQIAGPRVVEHMVDTVLYFEGERGHQFRILRAVKNRFGPADEIGVFEMTGGGLAEVANPSALFLGDRDAPAPGSVVFAGIEGTRPVLVEIQALVAPSQLAQPRRAVVGWDGSRLSMILAVLEARTGISFAGLDVYLNVAGGIRISEPAADLAVACALLSAREDAGVPPETVVFGELSLSGALRPVAQAENRLKEAAKLGFTAAMAPRGCKTGDAGGIALRLLPDLATLVGEVFGAG; encoded by the coding sequence ATGGCCAAGCCCGTCACCCAGTTCGCCTGCACCGATTGCGGTGCGATCCACAAGAAATGGACCGGGCGCTGCGACAATTGCGGCGCGTGGAATACGATCCAGGAGGAGGTCCCGCTCAGCCAGGGCCCCTCGCGGAAGGCACTGGGCACCGCCAAGGGCCGCCGCGTCGCCCTGACCGATCTGCAGACCGAGGAGGCACCTCCGCCGCGCACCCTGTCGGGGCTGGGCGAGCTGGACCGCGTGCTGGGCGGCGGCCTGGTGCCGGCCTCGGCCACGCTGGTGGGCGGCGACCCGGGCATCGGCAAGTCCACGCTCCTGCTGCAGGCCGCCGCCGCCTTCGCGCGTGAGGGGCAGCCCGTCATCTACGTCTCGGGCGAGGAGGCCACGGCGCAGGTGCGGATGCGCGCCCAGCGGCTGGGCCTCGGCGACAGCCCCGTCAAGCTCGCGGCCGAAACCAACCTGCGCGACGTGCTGACGACGCTCGAGGCCGAGCGCCCGGCGCTCGCCATCGTCGATTCGATCCAGACCATGTGGGTGGACACCGTCGAAAGCGCGCCCGGCTCGGTCGCCCAAGTCCGCGCCTGCGCGCAGGAGCTGACGCAATTCGCCAAGCGCTTCGGCACCGCCGTCGTCCTGGTGGGCCATGTCACCAAGGAGGGCCAGATCGCGGGGCCCCGCGTGGTCGAGCACATGGTGGATACCGTGCTCTATTTCGAGGGCGAGCGCGGCCACCAGTTCCGCATCCTGCGCGCCGTCAAGAACCGCTTCGGCCCCGCCGACGAGATCGGCGTCTTCGAAATGACGGGCGGCGGGCTGGCCGAGGTGGCGAACCCCTCGGCGCTGTTCCTGGGGGACCGCGACGCGCCCGCGCCCGGCTCGGTCGTCTTCGCGGGGATCGAGGGGACGCGCCCCGTGCTGGTCGAGATCCAGGCCCTGGTCGCGCCCTCGCAACTGGCGCAGCCGCGCCGGGCGGTGGTGGGATGGGACGGCTCGCGCCTGTCGATGATCCTTGCCGTGCTCGAGGCGCGGACCGGGATCAGCTTCGCGGGGCTCGACGTCTATCTCAACGTGGCCGGCGGGATCCGCATCTCCGAACCGGCCGCCGACCTCGCCGTGGCCTGCGCGCTTCTGTCGGCGCGCGAAGATGCCGGCGTGCCGCCCGAGACGGTGGTCTTTGGCGAGTTGTCGCTGTCGGGCGCGCTGCGCCCCGTCGCGCAGGCGGAAAACCGGTTGAAAGAGGCCGCCAAACTTGGTTTTACCGCCGCGATGGCCCCCAGGGGCTGCAAGACCGGGGATGCGGGCGGGATCGCCTTGCGGCTTCTGCCGGACCTCGCGACCCTCGTGGGCGAGGTGTTCGGCGCGGGCTGA
- a CDS encoding DUF1284 domain-containing protein, whose amino-acid sequence MSLRLRPHHVLCAIGFEGRGYDDAFTSNMARIVMGGLRAPDGPRTEILITGQADALCAPCPNRDGLGCTKQATVSALDRQHAAALRIAPGDRLTWGACLERVLDHVAPGDLSRICDGCQWLELGICERALARLHAEAAGGGGGTARARPAGRAG is encoded by the coding sequence ATGAGCTTGCGGCTGCGTCCCCATCACGTGCTTTGCGCGATCGGCTTCGAGGGCCGGGGATACGATGACGCCTTCACCTCCAACATGGCCCGGATCGTGATGGGCGGATTGCGCGCGCCCGACGGCCCCCGCACCGAGATCCTGATCACCGGACAGGCCGACGCCCTCTGCGCGCCCTGCCCCAACCGCGACGGCCTGGGCTGCACGAAACAGGCGACCGTCTCGGCGCTCGACCGGCAGCACGCGGCGGCGCTGCGGATTGCGCCGGGGGACCGGCTGACCTGGGGCGCGTGCCTCGAGCGCGTGCTCGACCATGTCGCGCCGGGCGACCTGTCGCGGATCTGCGACGGCTGCCAATGGCTCGAGCTCGGCATCTGCGAACGCGCGCTGGCCCGGCTGCATGCCGAGGCCGCGGGCGGCGGGGGCGGAACTGCCCGCGCTCGACCCGCCGGGCGCGCGGGCTAA